The following nucleotide sequence is from Acidimicrobiales bacterium.
GATGAGCGCCTGCTTCAAAACGCTGAGCGCGCCTGCATCCGTATTGACGAAATGCTTCCCATCCTCTGTCCAACTGGCTGGGACCATGACGTCCCCGATGAAGTCACCGCCGGAAGTCCCCGAAAACGCCACGGCGGAGAAGCAGGAAAAGTGGGCGAACGCCGCCTCGGTCGTGTTGGTGGCGTTCTGAAGGCCGATCCCGGTGAGTGCGATTATCACCGCCGTGCGTTCGACGGTGCCCGACCAGAATCCCCGGCCGTCGTGGACCCACACCGGAGTTGGGTTCACCCGAGCGCCGGCGAGTACCGGCGCCGCCTCGAGCGGCAGGGCACTCAACACAAGCACAGGGCAATCCGCTCGCGCCTGGTCGTGCACGTGCTGGACTACCGTGGCCGCCCGAGCTGCTGCCAAAGGAGCGAGAGCACCGATGACCGCGGCGCACACGGCTACCCGGCCCGCGCGCGCCCGTAGTGTCAGCACCCCGTTTGAATTCAACGCGCAATGCCCAAGTTCCTCCCGGATGGCCGCCCACCTTCCGCGCCGGCCTTGTTTTACGAGAGCAGAATGGGCCCTGCGAGAGCAGAATGGGGCATGCCCTCCCCCGACGGCGCCCTCCCCCGAGACACGGTCGGCCTAATCGAAGGGTTGACGAGCACGAGGGCGGTTCGGCGTTACCGGAACCAGCCGGTGACAAAGGAGCAGCTCCGAACCGTCCTGTTCGCCGCCACGCGTGCTCCGAGCGGGTCCAACCGGCAGCCCTACCGGTTCCTCGTTCTCACCGATGGCCCCCAGGCCGCGGAAGCCAAGAGGCTTATCGCCGGCGTGGCCCGCCGTATCTGGAAGGAGAAACGTGAGCGCGACCGCTACGACTCGGGTTCCGGAGCGCTTCCCGGGTCACCGAAGGCCCGGATGGCCGCATCGATGGAGAGCTACGTCGAACACTTCGAATCGGTGCCCGTGCTCATCCTCCC
It contains:
- a CDS encoding nitroreductase family protein; the encoded protein is MPSPDGALPRDTVGLIEGLTSTRAVRRYRNQPVTKEQLRTVLFAATRAPSGSNRQPYRFLVLTDGPQAAEAKRLIAGVARRIWKEKRERDRYDSGSGALPGSPKARMAASMESYVEHFESVPVLILPCLIRYRGSSPFEGASVYPACQNILLAARAVGLGGVLTGFHFPVESELRELFALPDEAFMAATITLGLPEGRHGPVRRRPMSELVFEDSWGQPASWAVDPPGTRFTSAGPPRSGP